In a single window of the Streptomyces sp. HUAS ZL42 genome:
- a CDS encoding 2-oxoacid:ferredoxin oxidoreductase subunit beta has product MAETSTEGTGTIEALSLVPKAEARQSMKDFKSDQEVRWCPGCGDYAILAAVQGFMPELGLARENIVFVSGIGCSSRFPYYMNTYGMHSIHGRAPAIATGLATSRRDLSVWVVTGDGDALSIGGNHLIHVLRRNVNLKILLFNNRIYGLTKGQYSPTSEVGKITKSTPMGSLDAPFNPVSLAIGAEASFVARTIDSDRKHLTEVLRQAAAHPGTALIEIYQNCNIFNDGAFDALKDRQSAAEALIRLEHGQPIRFGADGARGVVRDAVTGDLKVVTVTPENEGQIVVHDAHSASPTTAFALSRLADPDTLHHTPIGVFRSVERPVYDTQMADQLDTAIEQNGKGDLAALLAGGDTWTVVG; this is encoded by the coding sequence ATGGCTGAGACGTCCACGGAAGGCACGGGCACGATCGAGGCGCTCTCGCTCGTCCCCAAGGCCGAGGCCAGGCAGTCCATGAAGGACTTCAAGTCCGATCAGGAAGTGCGCTGGTGCCCCGGCTGCGGTGACTACGCGATTCTGGCCGCGGTCCAGGGCTTCATGCCGGAGCTGGGCCTGGCCAGGGAGAACATCGTCTTCGTCTCGGGAATCGGCTGTTCGTCGCGCTTCCCGTACTACATGAACACGTACGGAATGCACTCCATCCACGGCCGTGCGCCGGCGATCGCGACGGGGCTCGCGACCTCGCGGCGGGATCTGAGCGTGTGGGTGGTCACGGGTGACGGCGACGCGCTGTCGATCGGCGGCAACCACCTGATCCACGTCCTGCGTCGCAACGTCAACCTGAAGATCCTGCTGTTCAACAACCGGATCTACGGCCTCACGAAGGGCCAGTACTCGCCGACCTCCGAGGTCGGCAAGATCACCAAGTCGACGCCGATGGGATCCCTGGACGCGCCCTTCAACCCGGTGTCCCTCGCCATCGGCGCGGAGGCGTCCTTCGTGGCGCGGACGATCGACTCCGACCGCAAGCATCTGACGGAGGTCCTGCGGCAGGCGGCCGCCCATCCGGGCACCGCGCTGATCGAGATCTACCAGAACTGCAACATCTTCAACGACGGTGCGTTCGATGCGCTGAAGGACCGGCAGTCGGCGGCGGAGGCGCTGATCAGGCTGGAGCACGGGCAGCCGATCCGCTTCGGCGCCGACGGTGCGCGGGGCGTCGTACGGGATGCGGTGACGGGTGACCTGAAGGTCGTCACGGTGACACCGGAGAACGAGGGGCAGATCGTCGTGCACGACGCCCACTCCGCCTCACCGACCACCGCTTTCGCCCTGTCCCGCCTGGCCGATCCGGACACCCTCCACCACACGCCGATCGGTGTGTTCCGTTCCGTGGAGCGGCCGGTGTACGACACGCAGATGGCCGACCAGCTGGACACGGCGATCGAGCAGAACGGGAAGGGTGATCTGGCGGCGTTGCTGGCGGGTGGGGACACCTGGACGGTCGTCGGCTGA
- a CDS encoding DUF6082 family protein, translating to MAEPHQEDRFRELVRMGVAMAEGTARVAEGLARVAEEMHRANLISLQSLLVEQMDRSIDDPSLADTLSTLTDLSEDRRRQMITANRQYSLILLAHRVGAIDRSELLGVLKTLRRNPLFVEYWVRTADARRELPPESLEARIGRAVDALMEERLDDLEEWWVVG from the coding sequence GTGGCTGAGCCTCACCAGGAAGACCGCTTCCGGGAACTCGTCCGAATGGGCGTCGCCATGGCTGAGGGCACAGCCCGTGTGGCTGAGGGCCTGGCTCGGGTGGCGGAGGAGATGCACCGGGCGAACCTGATCAGCCTGCAGAGCCTACTGGTGGAGCAGATGGACCGGTCGATCGACGATCCGTCACTGGCCGACACCCTGAGCACCTTGACCGACCTGTCCGAGGACCGACGCCGACAGATGATCACTGCCAATCGGCAGTACTCGCTCATACTGCTGGCTCACCGTGTCGGTGCGATCGACCGGAGCGAACTGCTCGGGGTCCTCAAGACGTTGCGCCGCAATCCCCTCTTCGTGGAGTACTGGGTACGGACGGCCGACGCCCGGCGGGAGCTGCCGCCGGAATCGCTGGAGGCTCGCATCGGCAGGGCTGTCGACGCCCTCATGGAGGAACGGCTCGACGACTTGGAGGAGTGGTGGGTCGTGGGGTGA
- a CDS encoding DUF6082 family protein — MATQKRVARSIGSAAIAGLGLMRAFFARGARRRRQEELLLELLRQLTLITEEIHRANMIQQYRLTVEQVDRTIDDPSLADVLSTLPGLSEGRRRQMLFANREYGNLLLAHRVGVCDWDELLGHLRVLCRNAVFAEYWDRTAEHRRSLPSDSMEARVGAAVDIMLEELAEDPDEWWIVGPSGENQSS; from the coding sequence ATGGCCACACAGAAAAGGGTTGCGCGCAGTATCGGTTCTGCGGCAATCGCGGGACTCGGCCTGATGCGGGCGTTCTTCGCTCGCGGCGCTCGTCGTCGGCGCCAGGAGGAACTGTTGCTGGAACTGCTCCGACAGCTCACGCTGATCACCGAGGAGATCCACCGGGCGAACATGATCCAGCAGTACCGGCTGACCGTGGAGCAGGTGGACCGGACGATCGACGACCCTTCTCTGGCCGACGTGTTGAGTACATTGCCAGGGCTGTCCGAGGGCAGGCGCCGTCAGATGCTCTTCGCCAACAGGGAGTACGGCAACCTGCTGCTGGCTCATCGTGTCGGTGTCTGTGACTGGGACGAACTCCTTGGGCACCTGCGTGTTTTGTGCAGGAATGCGGTCTTTGCCGAGTACTGGGACCGGACGGCCGAGCACCGTCGTAGCCTCCCGTCGGACTCCATGGAGGCGCGAGTGGGTGCCGCCGTCGACATCATGCTGGAGGAACTGGCCGAAGATCCGGACGAATGGTGGATCGTGGGTCCGTCCGGCGAGAACCAGTCATCATGA